From one Chryseobacterium sp. 3008163 genomic stretch:
- the rnhA gene encoding ribonuclease HI, which produces MRIEIYTDGACSGNPGKGGFGIVMKVPEKNYQKTFSKGFRKTTNNRMELLAVITALEKLKSTENDIHVFTDSKYVSDAINQNWLAGWIKRGWKSVKNPDLWKRFAVLFNEHHPKMHWVKGHAGHFENELCDKLAVAAASSANLEIDTYFENLESNSLF; this is translated from the coding sequence TTGAGAATAGAAATCTATACAGACGGCGCATGCAGCGGAAATCCCGGAAAAGGCGGATTCGGAATTGTCATGAAAGTTCCTGAGAAAAATTATCAAAAAACATTCTCAAAAGGTTTTCGAAAAACCACCAACAACAGAATGGAATTGCTGGCAGTAATCACTGCTTTAGAAAAATTAAAATCTACCGAAAACGACATTCATGTTTTCACAGACAGCAAATATGTGTCTGACGCAATTAATCAAAACTGGCTTGCAGGGTGGATTAAAAGAGGCTGGAAAAGCGTAAAAAACCCCGATTTGTGGAAACGCTTTGCTGTACTTTTTAATGAGCACCATCCAAAGATGCATTGGGTAAAAGGCCATGCAGGTCATTTTGAAAATGAGCTGTGTGATAAGCTCGCCGTGGCCGCAGCAAGCTCAGCAAATCTTGAGATAGATACTTATTTTGAAAATTTGGAAAGCAATTCTTTATTTTAG
- a CDS encoding MFS transporter — protein sequence MISLSPLKTLENIEFRNLLTGRFFIVLAFRMLATLLGWWVYQLTKDPFSIGLIGLSEVIPAVSCALYAGHVIDMNEKKKLLLICTYLYVFLIGLLLIPAFYNVELHFTGHEITYYIYGVIFFTGIVRAFIGPIVPSMIPKIVQKVNLPSAITLNQGTFLISSVCGHAAGGFLIGLVGVKWTLIVIISLISIASIFFWQLNKQFSEHEKDKIKVMESMREGISYIFKTKEILGALCLDMFAVLFGGAVAMIPVFATDILKSGAEGFGLLNAASDIGSMIIITTLSIIPLRKNQGKVLLGVVAGFGLCIIGFGLSHYYWLSFMFLVLSGMLDGISVVIRGTIVQLKTPDHIRGRVLSVNSIFIMSSNEMGQFESGLAAKLLGVVRSVVFGGSMTLLIALIVAGTNPKLRKMQY from the coding sequence ATGATTTCTCTTTCCCCGCTTAAAACCTTAGAAAATATAGAATTCAGAAATCTTCTTACAGGGAGATTTTTTATTGTTTTAGCATTCAGGATGCTTGCCACACTTTTAGGTTGGTGGGTATATCAATTAACAAAAGACCCTTTTTCTATTGGGTTAATCGGACTTTCGGAAGTGATTCCGGCAGTGAGTTGTGCTTTGTACGCCGGCCACGTTATTGATATGAATGAAAAGAAGAAACTACTATTAATCTGCACTTATCTTTATGTTTTTCTGATTGGATTATTATTAATTCCGGCGTTTTATAATGTTGAACTTCATTTTACAGGACATGAAATCACCTATTATATTTACGGAGTAATATTTTTCACCGGCATTGTAAGAGCATTTATAGGCCCGATTGTTCCGTCGATGATTCCTAAAATTGTTCAGAAAGTCAATCTACCAAGTGCCATTACATTAAACCAAGGAACTTTTTTAATTTCTTCAGTTTGCGGACACGCTGCCGGAGGATTTTTGATTGGTTTAGTTGGTGTAAAGTGGACTTTAATTGTGATAATTTCTTTAATATCAATTGCCTCTATTTTTTTCTGGCAACTGAATAAACAGTTTTCTGAACATGAAAAGGATAAAATAAAAGTGATGGAAAGTATGCGTGAAGGTATTTCTTATATTTTTAAAACTAAAGAAATACTTGGAGCACTTTGTCTGGATATGTTTGCTGTACTTTTTGGTGGTGCCGTTGCGATGATTCCTGTTTTTGCGACAGATATTTTAAAATCGGGCGCCGAAGGTTTTGGATTATTAAATGCGGCTTCAGACATTGGTTCAATGATTATCATTACCACACTTTCTATAATTCCTTTGCGTAAAAACCAAGGTAAAGTATTGCTTGGTGTCGTTGCTGGGTTCGGACTTTGCATCATTGGTTTCGGGCTTTCACATTATTATTGGCTTTCATTTATGTTTCTGGTTTTGAGCGGAATGCTTGATGGAATTTCTGTTGTCATCCGTGGAACTATTGTGCAGTTGAAAACTCCGGATCATATCCGCGGACGTGTTTTGAGCGTAAACTCCATCTTCATTATGTCAAGTAACGAAATGGGACAATTTGAGAGCGGTTTGGCCGCAAAACTTTTAGGAGTCGTACGTTCCGTGGTGTTTGGAGGCAGCATGACTTTGCTGATTGCATTGATCGTTGCCGGCACGAATCCCAAATTAAGAAAAATGCAATATTAG
- a CDS encoding GH3 auxin-responsive promoter family protein has protein sequence MLNFFKKNAALVWAKKHVQKTNDFKQNAEKNQEKLLLSLVKTAEKTLFGREHQFENIKSIADFQKNVQIADYEDLKPYIEKVKKGQRNILWTETPEYFAKTSGTTSGSKYIPISKEGMPYQVAGAQSALFHYISKKGNADFVNGKMIFLQGSPELEEVFGIKTGRLSGIVAHHIPNYLQKNRLPSWETNLIEDWEAKVDKIVEETEKENMTLISGIPPWLIMYFEKLIEKNGKKIKQLFPNLQLIVTGGVNYEPYREKMEELLGGNVDIVQTFPASEGFFAFQDDYTKEGLLLLTNHGIFYEFIPLEQYGKPNAQRLTLKNIELNKDYALILTTNSGLWAYSIGDVVRFIDKKPYRILVSGRTKHFTSAFGEHVIAFEVEEAMKATVEKFPAQITEFHLAPEVNPEEGLPYHEWFIEFEKEPENLGLFKNELDDQLRKRNTYYDDLISGNILQKLKISKLSKNAFQEYAKSEGKLGGQNKIPRLANDRKIADLLKIYKI, from the coding sequence ATGTTAAACTTCTTCAAGAAAAATGCGGCACTGGTTTGGGCAAAAAAACATGTTCAAAAGACAAATGATTTTAAGCAAAATGCAGAAAAAAATCAGGAGAAACTGCTTTTGTCATTGGTGAAAACTGCCGAGAAAACACTTTTCGGAAGAGAGCATCAATTTGAAAACATCAAATCAATTGCAGATTTTCAGAAAAATGTGCAGATTGCAGACTACGAAGACCTTAAACCTTATATCGAAAAAGTAAAAAAAGGGCAACGCAACATTCTCTGGACAGAAACTCCTGAATATTTTGCGAAAACGTCAGGAACCACCTCGGGTTCGAAATATATTCCGATTTCAAAAGAAGGAATGCCATATCAGGTTGCAGGAGCTCAAAGTGCGTTATTTCATTATATTTCAAAAAAAGGAAATGCCGATTTCGTCAACGGAAAAATGATTTTTTTGCAGGGAAGTCCGGAATTGGAAGAAGTTTTCGGGATTAAAACCGGCAGACTTTCCGGAATTGTTGCACATCACATTCCAAATTACCTTCAAAAAAACCGTCTTCCAAGTTGGGAAACCAATCTGATAGAAGATTGGGAAGCCAAAGTCGACAAAATCGTAGAAGAAACGGAAAAAGAAAACATGACTTTGATTTCCGGAATTCCACCGTGGTTGATCATGTATTTTGAAAAATTGATTGAGAAAAACGGCAAGAAAATCAAACAGCTTTTTCCTAATCTTCAATTGATTGTAACTGGCGGCGTCAATTATGAACCATATCGTGAAAAGATGGAAGAACTTTTGGGCGGAAACGTTGACATCGTTCAGACATTTCCTGCTTCGGAAGGTTTTTTTGCATTTCAGGATGATTATACGAAAGAAGGACTTTTGCTTTTAACCAATCACGGGATTTTCTACGAGTTTATTCCTTTGGAACAATATGGAAAGCCAAATGCTCAAAGACTGACTTTAAAAAACATTGAGCTTAATAAAGATTACGCTTTGATTTTAACGACAAATTCAGGTTTGTGGGCATATTCTATTGGTGACGTCGTAAGATTTATTGATAAAAAACCGTACCGAATACTGGTTAGCGGAAGAACCAAACATTTTACCTCAGCTTTTGGTGAGCATGTGATTGCTTTTGAAGTGGAGGAAGCTATGAAAGCTACAGTTGAGAAATTCCCTGCACAGATTACAGAATTTCATCTTGCACCGGAAGTGAACCCAGAAGAAGGGTTACCTTATCATGAGTGGTTTATCGAATTTGAAAAAGAGCCGGAAAATTTAGGTCTATTTAAAAATGAATTGGATGATCAGCTGAGAAAACGCAATACCTATTATGATGATTTGATTTCGGGAAATATTCTTCAGAAATTAAAAATCAGTAAGCTTTCTAAAAATGCATTTCAGGAATATGCAAAATCTGAAGGTAAACTTGGCGGTCAAAATAAAATCCCAAGATTGGCAAATGACAGAAAAATTGCGGATTTGTTGAAAATTTATAAAATTTAA
- a CDS encoding gliding motility-associated C-terminal domain-containing protein yields MKKLLLFFILITSQLFYSQSDCNSAIPVCGNSGFSYTPIGSGTIDEELGGCLSSDENFSVWYTFTIATSGTLTFTIDPAVFADDYDFAVYGPNVSCGALGAPIRCNFSGADGPTGLNLTSTDPNGGTFGQWSSYMDVVAGETYYLIVDNYLSTANGFSLNWGGTATLTSAFNNPTLTPNPFITPGLPGPTPTSPNEILKCALPMQFDFTTLSTGIINGNTNFTVTYHDTENNAITGTSPLTTTTINGTTIYYYRLKYTDPANPTNPINGCFQLGTFKFKQGNIVANNATLTECNNNGAGTGIFNLTSAAVFGDPTATKKYYLTLADLNADINAITNPTAYVSAPKTIYVKVTSVEGCTDDSTITLNFHPVVVLTPATLESCFIENAITTATFDLTTATVTSQTGITKRFFKTQATALSGTNEILNPTTYIAENSEVYVRVTNTNGCYAITKITLKVLPPVKSTVLKDKTICLEDRTTLDAGPGFTGYEWSTGATTQSIQDVGIGTYWVKLKTGKCFTLQQVKVLPTSQPVIASLDINNNTITVNATGGTAPYQYSIDGTNWQNSNIFNNLPRGENKIYLKDSFDCTPIIVQVTVPNLVNAITPNGDNVNDELDYSALAYKKNLVFTIYNRYGNKIYESDKLRNYKWDGTSGGKKIITGTYWYTITWDETDINNTHTVYNGWILVKNRE; encoded by the coding sequence ATGAAAAAATTACTACTTTTTTTTATCTTAATAACATCACAACTGTTTTATTCTCAATCTGACTGTAATTCAGCTATTCCTGTTTGTGGAAATTCAGGTTTTTCATACACACCAATAGGCTCCGGAACCATTGATGAGGAACTCGGAGGTTGTTTGTCTAGTGATGAAAATTTCTCAGTATGGTATACGTTCACTATTGCAACATCCGGAACACTTACATTTACTATTGATCCAGCAGTATTTGCAGATGATTATGATTTTGCAGTATATGGTCCCAACGTAAGTTGTGGAGCTTTGGGAGCACCAATCAGGTGTAACTTTTCAGGAGCAGATGGTCCTACCGGCCTTAATTTAACATCAACCGATCCTAATGGAGGTACATTTGGACAGTGGAGTAGCTATATGGATGTAGTTGCTGGTGAAACTTATTACTTAATTGTTGACAATTATCTTAGCACCGCCAATGGTTTTTCATTAAATTGGGGAGGAACTGCTACTTTGACTTCTGCATTTAATAATCCTACACTTACTCCAAATCCTTTTATTACTCCAGGACTTCCGGGACCAACACCTACATCTCCTAATGAAATTTTAAAATGTGCATTACCGATGCAGTTTGATTTCACTACGCTTTCTACAGGTATCATAAACGGAAATACTAACTTTACAGTTACCTATCATGACACTGAAAATAATGCTATTACAGGAACTTCTCCACTTACAACCACAACGATAAACGGAACAACAATCTACTATTATAGATTAAAGTATACAGATCCTGCAAATCCTACAAATCCTATTAATGGATGTTTTCAGCTCGGTACTTTTAAATTCAAACAAGGAAATATTGTTGCAAATAATGCAACACTTACAGAATGTAACAACAATGGAGCTGGAACAGGAATTTTCAACCTTACATCAGCCGCTGTTTTCGGAGATCCTACTGCAACTAAAAAGTACTATCTTACATTAGCTGATCTTAATGCTGACATCAATGCTATTACAAACCCTACAGCATATGTCTCTGCACCAAAAACAATTTATGTAAAAGTTACTTCTGTAGAAGGATGTACAGATGATTCAACAATCACGTTAAACTTCCATCCTGTAGTCGTTTTGACACCTGCCACTTTAGAGTCTTGTTTTATTGAAAACGCAATTACAACTGCAACTTTTGATTTGACAACTGCGACCGTGACTTCTCAGACGGGGATTACAAAAAGATTCTTTAAAACTCAGGCAACTGCTTTATCGGGTACTAATGAAATTTTAAACCCAACAACTTATATTGCAGAAAACAGTGAAGTATATGTGAGAGTCACCAACACAAATGGATGTTATGCAATAACAAAAATCACATTAAAAGTTCTTCCTCCTGTAAAATCTACAGTATTAAAAGACAAAACAATCTGTCTTGAAGACAGAACAACCTTAGATGCTGGTCCAGGGTTCACAGGTTACGAATGGAGTACGGGAGCTACTACCCAAAGTATTCAGGATGTAGGAATTGGAACTTACTGGGTAAAACTGAAAACTGGTAAATGCTTCACACTACAACAAGTCAAAGTATTACCTACGTCGCAACCGGTAATCGCTAGTTTAGATATCAACAATAATACAATTACAGTAAATGCTACAGGAGGAACTGCCCCTTACCAATATTCTATTGACGGTACAAATTGGCAGAACTCTAATATATTTAATAATCTTCCAAGAGGTGAAAATAAAATCTACTTAAAAGATTCTTTTGATTGTACTCCGATTATAGTTCAGGTAACTGTTCCTAATTTAGTGAATGCAATTACTCCAAACGGAGATAATGTAAACGACGAATTAGATTACTCTGCATTAGCCTATAAGAAAAATCTTGTTTTCACAATCTACAACAGATACGGAAATAAAATCTATGAATCTGATAAACTAAGAAATTACAAGTGGGACGGTACATCAGGCGGTAAGAAAATCATAACAGGAACTTACTGGTACACCATCACTTGGGACGAAACCGACATCAACAATACCCATACAGTTTACAATGGATGGATATTGGTAAAAAATAGAGAATAA
- a CDS encoding T9SS type B sorting domain-containing protein, which translates to MKKPLLIFLLILSQLLSAQSDCPTAITVCGNSGISYTPTGPGTILEDLGGCLVSDEHFSVWYTFTISTAGTLTFTIDPNVFADDYDFAVYGPNKPCGNLGAPVRCNYSGADGPTGLNLSTNGPTGIDTGGILTQWSGFMNVLPGETYYLIVDNFSSSANGFTLSWGGTATLASPFNDPSLVTNPFITPGLPNANPAQPNEVVVCTNPATFDFSSLTSGIINGNTNFTVSYHYNTNDLLTGANPIVGSTSVNITDTYYYSITYTDPTNPSNPINKCKQTGEFKFKDGSIVATDATLTECKNNNEGTAVFNLTTANVINIPTATEKYYPSMFDLNGNTNEITNPYQYLSAGGSVFVLVTSEFGCTDIAEIKLNFHPVVTVIEATLRACFIESNPSTGEFNLPNAPVTLDAGTTKKFYPSETDAINQTNEILNPANYIAPNGVVYVRVMNATGCYTVAKINLVVIPPVYSTVLVDKVICIEDKTTLDAGPGFTAYEWSTGATTQIISNVGVGTYWVKLTTGDCTAIQKVKIYATEQPVISNVEITNNSIAVNVTGGTPAYQYSLDNVNWQDSNVFSGLTRGDYTVYVKDSYDCVPMEIVIVLPNIINVITPNGDGVNDVINYSALSGKGNLILNIFDRYGTKIHQADKSNNYTWDGKIGGKNVPTGNYWYSVTWNENNKNKTPIKFTGWVMVKNRE; encoded by the coding sequence ATGAAAAAACCTTTACTCATTTTTTTATTGATACTATCTCAATTACTTTCTGCCCAATCAGATTGCCCTACAGCTATTACCGTATGTGGAAACTCTGGGATATCATACACACCTACAGGACCTGGTACTATTTTGGAGGATCTGGGAGGATGTTTGGTTAGTGACGAGCACTTTTCTGTTTGGTATACTTTTACAATATCAACAGCAGGAACATTAACCTTCACTATTGACCCAAATGTGTTTGCAGATGATTATGATTTTGCAGTCTATGGCCCAAATAAACCTTGTGGAAATTTAGGAGCCCCTGTCAGATGTAATTATTCCGGTGCGGATGGTCCTACTGGCCTGAATTTAAGCACAAACGGCCCTACAGGAATAGATACTGGGGGAATTTTAACGCAATGGAGCGGCTTCATGAATGTGCTTCCAGGGGAAACTTATTATTTGATTGTTGATAACTTTTCTAGCTCCGCTAATGGTTTTACACTTTCTTGGGGAGGAACCGCTACATTAGCATCACCATTTAATGATCCCAGCTTAGTTACCAATCCTTTTATAACTCCAGGTCTGCCAAATGCTAATCCTGCCCAACCAAATGAAGTGGTGGTATGTACAAATCCTGCAACTTTTGATTTTAGTTCATTAACAAGCGGAATCATCAACGGGAATACAAATTTCACCGTATCTTACCATTATAACACCAATGATTTATTGACAGGTGCAAACCCTATTGTTGGTTCTACCAGTGTGAATATTACAGACACCTATTATTATAGTATTACTTACACAGATCCTACCAACCCGAGCAATCCTATTAATAAGTGTAAGCAAACAGGTGAGTTTAAATTTAAAGATGGATCTATCGTAGCTACCGATGCTACTCTTACAGAATGCAAAAATAATAATGAGGGAACTGCCGTCTTCAATCTGACAACGGCTAATGTTATCAACATTCCAACTGCTACCGAAAAGTATTACCCTTCAATGTTTGATTTGAATGGCAATACCAACGAAATTACAAATCCTTACCAGTATCTATCTGCAGGAGGATCCGTTTTTGTTTTGGTAACTTCTGAGTTTGGCTGTACAGACATTGCAGAAATAAAATTAAACTTTCATCCGGTGGTTACTGTAATAGAAGCAACTTTAAGAGCATGTTTTATTGAGAGTAATCCTTCAACAGGCGAGTTTAATTTACCAAACGCACCGGTAACCTTAGATGCCGGAACGACTAAAAAGTTCTACCCATCAGAAACTGATGCTATTAATCAAACCAATGAGATTTTAAACCCTGCAAATTATATTGCTCCAAATGGTGTAGTTTATGTAAGAGTAATGAACGCCACTGGATGTTATACTGTTGCAAAGATTAACCTAGTGGTTATTCCGCCAGTATACTCTACAGTTTTGGTTGATAAAGTAATCTGTATTGAAGATAAAACAACTTTAGATGCAGGACCTGGATTTACTGCATACGAATGGAGCACAGGTGCAACCACACAAATCATCTCTAACGTAGGTGTAGGAACTTATTGGGTAAAACTTACAACAGGAGATTGTACTGCAATTCAAAAAGTGAAAATTTATGCAACAGAGCAGCCGGTTATTTCAAATGTTGAGATTACCAACAATTCAATTGCTGTTAATGTTACAGGAGGAACTCCGGCATACCAATATTCTTTAGACAATGTAAATTGGCAGGATTCTAATGTATTCTCGGGTCTTACCAGAGGAGATTACACAGTATATGTGAAAGACTCTTATGATTGTGTACCTATGGAAATCGTAATTGTACTTCCTAATATCATCAATGTAATTACTCCAAATGGTGATGGTGTGAATGATGTGATTAATTATTCTGCTCTTTCAGGAAAAGGCAATTTGATTTTAAACATCTTTGACAGATATGGCACAAAAATCCACCAGGCAGATAAGTCAAATAACTACACTTGGGATGGAAAAATTGGCGGCAAAAATGTACCAACAGGAAATTACTGGTATTCTGTAACCTGGAACGAAAACAATAAAAACAAAACCCCTATCAAATTCACAGGATGGGTAATGGTTAAAAACAGAGAATAA
- the dnaB gene encoding replicative DNA helicase codes for MAQKETLSSLTQGNFARELSIADGKMPPNAVDFERLVVGTFLIDKKGLDHSIDLLTPEVFYDPRHSVIFEVILKLYEGNQPVDLMTVIQELKKTDRLASAGGDHYIIELTMGVSSSAHIEYHVRVILEKYILRSLINVSANVIDTSYKESTDVFELLDKAEQSFFEITNGTIKKGFDTANTLVKQAIDTIKSLKDKEGISGVPSGFTGVDKETGGWQNSDLIIIAARPAMGKTAFLLSMARNIAVGHKIPMALFSLEMASVQLITRMIASETKISSEKLRKGQMSDEEWQRLFSNVSELENAPLYIDETPSLSIFDFRAKCRRLVMQHGVRIIMVDYLQLMTASSGGKGGGNREQEIAMISRSLKAIAKELNVPVIALSQLSRTVETRPGKRPQLSDLRESGAIEQDADIVSFIFRPEYYKIAVWDNDEEGQESSTENQAELIIAKHRNGATADVRLSFMKHFAKFGDIGETDSSYPSGGSQSHEPSGFEKIKTTIQPGAAFDLPDNSKVSGSSMNDLDDEDDFPF; via the coding sequence ATGGCGCAGAAAGAAACTTTATCTTCTCTTACTCAAGGAAACTTTGCTAGAGAATTATCGATTGCAGATGGAAAAATGCCTCCCAATGCTGTAGATTTTGAACGTTTGGTTGTCGGTACTTTTTTAATTGATAAAAAAGGACTCGATCATTCTATTGATCTTTTGACTCCCGAAGTTTTTTACGACCCAAGACATTCGGTGATTTTTGAAGTGATTCTAAAACTATACGAAGGAAACCAACCCGTCGATTTGATGACCGTTATTCAGGAGTTAAAAAAAACAGACAGATTAGCTTCTGCAGGCGGAGATCATTATATTATTGAATTAACTATGGGTGTAAGTTCATCTGCCCATATCGAATATCATGTACGTGTAATTCTCGAAAAATATATTTTGAGAAGTTTAATTAATGTTTCTGCCAATGTTATTGACACCTCTTACAAAGAATCAACAGATGTTTTTGAACTTTTGGATAAAGCCGAACAGTCATTTTTTGAAATTACCAATGGAACAATCAAAAAAGGATTTGATACCGCAAATACATTAGTAAAACAAGCAATTGATACCATCAAATCTCTTAAAGATAAAGAAGGAATTTCAGGAGTTCCTTCCGGATTTACAGGAGTTGACAAAGAAACCGGTGGCTGGCAAAATTCAGATTTAATTATTATAGCGGCACGTCCGGCGATGGGGAAAACGGCATTTCTTCTTTCTATGGCAAGAAACATTGCTGTGGGGCACAAAATTCCAATGGCACTTTTCTCTCTCGAGATGGCATCTGTACAGTTGATCACCAGAATGATTGCTTCTGAAACAAAAATTTCATCAGAAAAATTAAGAAAAGGACAAATGAGCGATGAAGAATGGCAAAGACTATTCTCCAACGTATCAGAACTTGAAAATGCTCCTTTATATATTGATGAGACTCCTTCCCTATCCATTTTCGACTTCCGTGCAAAATGTCGAAGATTGGTAATGCAGCATGGCGTGAGAATCATCATGGTTGATTATCTTCAGCTGATGACTGCAAGCAGCGGAGGAAAAGGAGGCGGAAACCGTGAACAGGAAATTGCAATGATCTCTCGTTCATTAAAAGCAATTGCTAAAGAATTAAATGTTCCCGTAATTGCACTTTCTCAGCTGTCAAGAACCGTAGAAACCCGCCCGGGAAAAAGACCTCAGCTTTCAGATTTGAGGGAATCGGGAGCGATTGAGCAAGATGCTGATATTGTATCATTTATCTTCAGACCAGAATATTATAAAATTGCCGTTTGGGACAATGATGAAGAAGGACAAGAATCCTCCACAGAAAACCAGGCCGAACTAATTATTGCAAAACACAGAAACGGTGCAACTGCCGATGTAAGACTTTCTTTTATGAAGCATTTTGCGAAATTTGGCGATATTGGCGAAACAGATAGCAGTTATCCATCAGGAGGTTCACAATCTCATGAACCTAGTGGTTTTGAAAAAATAAAAACAACCATTCAGCCAGGAGCAGCATTTGATTTACCTGATAATTCTAAGGTTTCGGGCTCTTCAATGAATGATCTGGATGACGAAGATGATTTTCCTTTTTAA